ACTGGGTTTTGTAGGTAGGCAAGAAGGAGTTTCGGCCTATTGTGCAGCATTAATTTATTCCTCATGAGCGACAACCTGAAAATCATCACCACGGAGGACGGTTCACACTCCTTGTATAATGAAACCCTGAAGGAAACTTACCATAGTTTTCACGGAGCATTCAAAGAGTCCATCCATGTCTTTATGTTATATGGATTGGATTCCTGGGTGATGGAAAACCCAAATCGCAGGCCTTTGCGCATATTTGAAGTAGGTTTTGGTACTGGGCTGAATGCCTGGCTCAGTCTGGTTTGGGCTGAGCAAAATCAGATTCCGGTGCTTTATCACAGCATTGAACCCTTTCCGCTTTCTGAGGAGATTTATTCCCAGTTGAACTATGGAGACATGGATGATGCTATTTTTCACTATAAGCCTTATTTACAAAGATTGCACAAGGCTGACTGGGACAAAGGTGTGGTC
This genomic window from Algoriphagus sp. TR-M9 contains:
- the mnmD gene encoding tRNA (5-methylaminomethyl-2-thiouridine)(34)-methyltransferase MnmD, coding for MSDNLKIITTEDGSHSLYNETLKETYHSFHGAFKESIHVFMLYGLDSWVMENPNRRPLRIFEVGFGTGLNAWLSLVWAEQNQIPVLYHSIEPFPLSEEIYSQLNYGDMDDAIFHYKPYLQRLHKADWDKGVVMSEYFNMKKEKTTLQEVKLYPSDVVFYDAFAPSKQPEMWEKEALNKVCDALNPGGIFTTYCASGQLKRNLKEIGLQVETLPGPPGKKEMTRAWKK